The genome window AATGGTGTCCCCAATCATCATCTCACGGTTTTCCTCAGCCCATTGGGCTTTATGTTTCATAATACTTCCGGGAAATATTTTAAAATTGAAGATAAAATTAAGATCGTCCTGACTGGGTTTTACCGGCGGGTTAATATCAATTGTGGAAATTTTTACTTTGAGCGGTACGTTATAATAGTTCATAGCCTCACTTGCCTTGAAAAATTCAAGGTGCTGTTTAAGGTGTTGTTTTTGATCTGACAGATATATTTTCATAGCCGTTCACATGTTTAATCTTTCTGCTGCAATCACTGCATCAATTTGACAATTTTTATTCTTTTGAATAGTGGATTTAGATTGAATTTAGTTTTGCGGCTCCCGCGGCAATTATTTCTCCTTATTGTTTAGCTACAAATTGTGTTTAGCTTTTATTCTGTGAAAAAGATTCCCCTCAACTCTCCCCCGCAACATCCCTTACTTCAACTGATAATGTTGCTTTCATCCTGTTCAGAAGTTCAGAACGGTCAAGCCAGCCGCCTGAGTACCGGTAATCCTTTTCAACCGGATAAAACGGATTCACGGTGACCATTCTCAGCTCCGGACGGTGCATATAAGAAACTCTTACCCCGCTCTGCTCCGCTGCACTCAGAAAAATCTCTGCTCCTTCAAGTCCGCAGGCAATCAGAATCTGCAGCGGGGAATCAAAAACCAGATCATCTGTCTCTTTCATCTGCATCAGGTGATACAGCGCCTTATCGGAGAAAAACGATGAGATATACAATGAGCGTTCATTCGGGGGAATTCCACAGGCATCTTCGGAACTGTAGAGTGATTTCACTTCGTAAAGCTTATCCGGGCGTAAGCTGTTCAGCGAAAAACGAAACAGCTGTTCTGCATATTTCATTTCGGAGGCAAGCTGAACTATATCCCTGCTCCGTGCACCGCCTGTTGCAAAGATAATTTCATCCATCAGGTACATAGGTGACATCCGGTTGAGAGAGCCGTCAACCAGAAGGGTTTCCGTTCCCGTATGTTCTATATAGTTCATCACAATTTTAAGATCGGCCGCACGGTTTGGGCCGGCTATCACCACCAGACCTGGTCTTGTAATTCTCGCGACAATAATTTCTCCTAAGGCAGTTATAATACCCGTCCCCGTAATTATTTCACAACCCGCCTCAGAGGCCGCAAGACATTTTTCGGACGTGGCTACTATTGCTCCCGGCTCAAACCGCAGCCGCGGCTTTGGAAGACCGGTTATATTATCCCGCTCTTCACCGTCATACCCGATACCTGTTACTGCAACTCTTTCACTCCCCTGCCGCTTCATCAGCCAGTTAAGGGTTGTGGTTTTGCCCGTATTTTTGGCAGTACCGATTATGCCGGTGGATTTCATTATATATATGCGCTTACTCTGATGCTGTCACGGTACCGCTGCCAAATGTACCCGGATATGCTCCGTCTTCCTGACTTCCGAGGTAACCTTTACTGATGGCATCAGCCAGATGATCGGCAGAAGCGGCAAGGCGAAGAGTTTCCCTTATCTTCTCCGTCATCATTTCAGAATATATATCCGCCTGTTTTGTGGGCTGGTAAGAGGCATTACCCATAAAACGGAGCGATTCAGCAGCCGCACGGATTGAATCTATGCGGGAGGTAACACAGATCGGACCTCTTGAGTATGCTTCATCAGTTGAGGCAATGGTCACCGCATCAGCGCCGAGACCGGAGGCAAGTGCTGCGTGGGTTCCTGTGGCAGTGGCTGACTGTACCCGCTCTTCAGACTGGGTCATGAATGCAACCGGCTCTCCCGGCCAGACCGGTGCGCTGACCAGTTTCCTGAGTGTATATATCTTTGCTGCGTTATAATCAACAAAGTTCTGCTTCATCAGTCCGTTAATCACAATATGAGGGCCATAGCAGAACAGGGGTTTCAGAATTCCTTTTGCTCCGAGTTTCTTTCCCATCATCACATTTATCAGCAGACCTGCTAACGTTTTCCATGAGGGAACTCCGCTCAGTTCATCATTGCCGGGTATATCAAACGGCAGTCCGTAACCCGCGGCTGTTTTCATTGCTTCTATGCCGTCAATCAGAAGACGCACGGGATCGGTACCCGCACCGAGTGAACCATAGACCAGATTAATCTTTACCAGATCAGCGCCTGCCAGTCCGGCAAGTTCAACCGTTTCCGGGGTATTCAGCCCGCGGTGCGCTCTCACGCTCAGGAGTGTTCCCTTATCAAGGGAGTTTCTCATCAGTTCAATGTTCTTCAGCGATGTAATGGTGCCGTCATTTTCGTGCGTGAGGCATCCTTCAATCAGTCCTTCATATCGTGCTTCCCATGATGGATTGATAATCAGAAATCCGTCCACACCGTAGCGCTCACAGATTTTAGCGTGCGCTAAATCCATCACCGGACATCCGCTTCCCAGGAACTTAAAAAACAGCGGATGTTTATCATGATGCTGTATCTTAGCCGGATATACCGGTTTCCGTTCATTAGTAAATTTACCAAGCCAGTGCAGTTCCTCCCGCGAAACCGGACGTACTCCCTTTATATATCTGCCCCGGTTAGATTCCGCGATCTCTGTGTCGCATAACAAAAGATACTCTTTCCGGAACTGTTCTCCTGCCGCCCCTTCATTCCGTGCAATTTCCCTCCGGAGCCTTGCCCGCTTTATCCCCGGCGAGGTTTTCCCTTTTGCCCATGCAATGGATTTCTCCGCTATTATTTCAAGCAGCGTTTGTATCTCGCTGTCATGAAAGGTATAATCATAACCCGCAGTAATATCCTTTTTCACACGGTTCAGTCCGCCGCCGCCAGATATATATTCCCGCCCCTCAATATAAGCGATAACCTCCTCAACCGATGAGTGTTCGCCAAATCCCTTATCAAACCCGAGTTCGGCTGCCAGTTCAGGAGTAATCGGCTTTCCGCCGATGATGATTTTGGCGTAATCGCGGACTCCGGCAGAGTCCAGCATGTCAATAAATCTTGCAAGCAGTTCAGCCACGCCATAACCAAGCGTCCGGCTGACCATAATAAAATCATACTTTACCGATGCGGCTTCTTTAACAATCAGTTCGGGAGCAAGATCAGGACTGAGCAGTTTTGTGTTATGCCCCCTGCTGTCTAGTTCTGCTTTGATGATTTTTATGCCGACATCATGTACCGGATCAAACGGAACGCAGAGAATCTGCTTTTTCATGATTTTTCCTCCTCCAGCCAGCGGTAGCGGCTGCCCGGGCGGTATATATATTTGCGGAGCCGTACCCGAACACCAAAACCATCAAATTCCTCAAACATGATATCCACTTCACCCAGATTCATCTCCGTTCCCAGCTGCAGCGCGAGCTGCCTCCCCTCCTTCTGATCTGAACAGACGATATAGGTTTCGATGTCTATGGCATCCATCACTGCTTCCATGGCGCGTTTCATTGTTTTGCCTTTCATATATAAAGCAAAGGCATGCCCTGCTGTTTATGCAAGGCATGCCTTAAAGAGTTCACGGTTTATTCCCACATGCCGGAGTGATTGCAGATAATTTCAATCAGCATCACCAGTCCGCGTACTGCCATTCTTGTGCGGTCTTCAATGATCTGCCCTTTGCTGTCGGTCGTGCCGAGTCCGGGAGAAACAAAGATATTCGCGTCATAAGAGATGGTCGGGATTATGCCCATCTGCGTGCAGCCATCCTGCAGCAGATTTGAACCGGAATACATATCTTCAATTGAGAAGATGGGAATTCCCATTTTTCCGCCTTCCCAGCTCTTTTCATAATTGATTTCAACCGTGCCGCAATTTCTGCTCTTGGTAATAAGGAAATAAGGACGGATTCTTTCATCTATACGGCTGAATTCATCCGTTACGATATCATAAAGATCATCAATCGGTTTGGTAAGAACTTCAGGATTGTTTTTGATAACTCTCAGTGCTGCCAGCTGACCGGTAAGACCTTCTTTGCCCGGATCAAGTGTTACATAAGCAGCTTTGCCGTAGGAGGAAGCCGTACCGTAACGCGCGCCGTGATAGCCCATCGAGCGGCGTATCGGAACCATAACTTCTTCCTTACCGATAACCAGCGCGCTTGTGGCAGAACCGGTCGCCTTATCCATACTGAAAATCATAACATCAGCGCCGACATCCTTTATGCTTGTCCCGATAAAAGGAATGCCCCATGCGTTATCAATCACATAAGGAACGTTGAATTTTTTTGCTATATCAGCAATTCCCTTTGATAGTACCGGCGCGCCGTTTTTCTCTTTTTCACCATAACCGTAACCGATGGTGTCATATCCTATCGAAGCAAAACCGGTGAGCATGGTGGCATGAAGGTTTGCTGCCTCTTCAAGTTTCTTTAATGATTCTTTTGATTTTACATTTTTCAGCAGCGGAACCGGATGATAGTTAATGCCGTGCACAGGATATTCAGCTCCTTCAAGAGGAACAAACACGGTATCAAAATTATTCTGGCGCTTTCCGCTAAAGCCAAGCTCTCCTGCTGTTGAACCGCGTTCAGCCAATATATCCTTATACTTTGCCGGGAACGGACGTCCGTAGCCCCCCTGATGATGAATGTGGCGCTCAAGCGGAGCTATATATCTTGCGCGGTAGTTATCGCCTCTGCCGGTAAAAGGAGGGGTCATCAGTGTGTCAAAGGTAAGCCAGAGCCCGCCTTCGCAGGTGTTAACCGGCGCTGCATCGTAATCATCACCGTAAACTGATTTAACTTCCTCCCGGATCTGATCAACATAGACGTTAAGGGGCACCACTTTTTTTGATTCCTGCGCCATGAAATGTTCAATATCATCACGAAGAGGTGAGGGGCAGCCGGAGATGGCTCCGGTCAGTCCAAATGCACCTTTAAGCTCAGCTGGTATGCCTATGGTCTCTGCTGCTTTTTTAGCCTCAGCATATATCTGGGGGATTCTCTGCTGAAGCCGTTTATACATCTGAAATTTGAATTCTGGTTTTGCCATGATTGTTTGTCCGTTTCTGTGTTAGTGTTTTGTAATTTTTTCTGTTTTCCGCCTCAGTGCAGACTGCATGAAGAAATCCGGTTACAGAGCAGGCCGCGATTAAAGCCGGGGCTTGCTAAAATAAATTTTACATATTTCCGGGTAACCGGTTTTTAATGATTATATCATCGTTAATCTTTAAGCCGAGGTTTTTTCCTGAAATCCGTTTTTCCATTTTTACAATAGTGTTCTGATGATTGGGCATGTGTGTGTCATCGTAGCCTGCTATATATCCTATGGTTTGGCCGTTCCAGATGACCGCGTCGCCGGTGAGGAGAACCCCGCTGTTTTTCAGGACGAGAAATCCCAGATAACAGATACGCTGCACGCTTCCTCCGGGGACAGCGCTTTCCTCATCAGTTCCGATCAGTTCAATGATGCTGTGTTTCGGAAACGCGCGGGAAATCGGCTTAATCAGGTCAAGACCCCGGTCGTCAAGCATGCCGTCCAGCACCACGGCAACGGAGGTGTATATATCAACTTTATCGTGATAAAAGAAATGCCCCGCTTTGCCCTGTGAATACGGATCAGCCATTATTCTGCTCCTACACGATTTTCTTAATAAAATCTTCAAGTTCACCGAAGAGGAAATCAATAACGGGAACTTCTATCATGGTATAACATCCGGGACGCTGCTTTACCGCAGCGCGGGCTGCTGATACCATCACCTGTGAGGTGAGTGCGGGGTTGTCAATCCGCATTTCAAATTTCAGCATCTGATTATGAGTGCCGCCTGATACCCCTTTCCGTTCCATCAGCACGCCATGCCCCATATCAATGAGCTGATCCACATCAGGGACTTCATATACATACGTTTTATCCTTTACGAAATAAGGATCCGTTTTAATGCGTTCCTCCACGGTCTTGAAGTCATGCCCCTCTTGAAGTTCTATATATACCATGCGCCGGTGAATTCCCATGCCGGCCGGTACGGTAACCGAGAGTGCGTTTTTCACTCCCTCGATTGCTTTTACCGCGACAGTGTGTCCCATGGACATTCCGGGGCCGTAATTAGTATAAGTAACTCCGCGCGGAGCCATTGCAAGGAACCAGCCGCGTATGACGGAATCAATTCCCGGATCCCATCCGGCAGCTGTTATAGATACTTTTCCATACTGCTTTGCGACAGCATCAAGATCTTTTTTGAGCTGGGGAATTTCTGTATGTATATCAAAGCTGTCCACGGTGCAGATGCCCTGCGCAAGATATTCACTTACAATCTCTTTTACCTTGCGTGACGGAGCGCAGATGATGGCCACATCAATTTCTCCGGCATCTTTTATATTATTAAACAGGGGCACTTTTGGACTCAGGCAGTTGCAGCGTCCGGGGTTTAATTTTGAAACAATATTCTGCACCGGTGCGGTATCAATAATGCCGGCAAATTCCATATCCGGCTCACGGAGTATTGCTTCAAGAGCCA of Ignavibacteriales bacterium contains these proteins:
- a CDS encoding cobalamin B12-binding domain-containing protein, which gives rise to MKKQILCVPFDPVHDVGIKIIKAELDSRGHNTKLLSPDLAPELIVKEAASVKYDFIMVSRTLGYGVAELLARFIDMLDSAGVRDYAKIIIGGKPITPELAAELGFDKGFGEHSSVEEVIAYIEGREYISGGGGLNRVKKDITAGYDYTFHDSEIQTLLEIIAEKSIAWAKGKTSPGIKRARLRREIARNEGAAGEQFRKEYLLLCDTEIAESNRGRYIKGVRPVSREELHWLGKFTNERKPVYPAKIQHHDKHPLFFKFLGSGCPVMDLAHAKICERYGVDGFLIINPSWEARYEGLIEGCLTHENDGTITSLKNIELMRNSLDKGTLLSVRAHRGLNTPETVELAGLAGADLVKINLVYGSLGAGTDPVRLLIDGIEAMKTAAGYGLPFDIPGNDELSGVPSWKTLAGLLINVMMGKKLGAKGILKPLFCYGPHIVINGLMKQNFVDYNAAKIYTLRKLVSAPVWPGEPVAFMTQSEERVQSATATGTHAALASGLGADAVTIASTDEAYSRGPICVTSRIDSIRAAAESLRFMGNASYQPTKQADIYSEMMTEKIRETLRLAASADHLADAISKGYLGSQEDGAYPGTFGSGTVTASE
- a CDS encoding diaminopimelate dehydrogenase; this translates as MNKIRTAIAGFGNVGAMALEAILREPDMEFAGIIDTAPVQNIVSKLNPGRCNCLSPKVPLFNNIKDAGEIDVAIICAPSRKVKEIVSEYLAQGICTVDSFDIHTEIPQLKKDLDAVAKQYGKVSITAAGWDPGIDSVIRGWFLAMAPRGVTYTNYGPGMSMGHTVAVKAIEGVKNALSVTVPAGMGIHRRMVYIELQEGHDFKTVEERIKTDPYFVKDKTYVYEVPDVDQLIDMGHGVLMERKGVSGGTHNQMLKFEMRIDNPALTSQVMVSAARAAVKQRPGCYTMIEVPVIDFLFGELEDFIKKIV